One Antarctobacter heliothermus DNA segment encodes these proteins:
- a CDS encoding T6SS effector phospholipase Tle3 domain-containing protein, translated as MPMLCVTVTDSDPRLHGDDVPLQPALAAALAADSGPVTIMVHGYKYQPGHPIHCPHGTLMSPEPRNGDWKIVSWPERLGLHGQRGQGLAISFGWRARGSIWAAHRRAEAAGHALAALVREIRQYAPTRRINVVAHSLGARVALTAIRVGPCGAITRAVLLAAAEYGEIASQTLDSPSGRLTEVLNVTTRENDLYDFMLECLVPPQRRGDRMLGHGGLRHPRLVTLQLDDTRSLAALRHAGFPIAAPERLICHWSPYLRKGVFPLYRAVLTGAMPLDRLRALLPDDCAPRWSRLRLRLPRPQPRLLPAE; from the coding sequence ATGCCAATGCTATGCGTCACCGTGACGGATTCCGACCCTCGCCTGCATGGCGATGATGTACCCTTGCAGCCCGCCCTTGCCGCTGCTCTTGCGGCGGACTCCGGGCCGGTCACCATCATGGTGCATGGGTACAAGTACCAGCCGGGGCACCCTATCCATTGCCCGCACGGCACACTGATGTCGCCAGAGCCGCGCAATGGCGACTGGAAGATTGTCAGCTGGCCAGAGCGGCTGGGACTGCATGGGCAGCGCGGACAGGGTCTGGCAATCTCTTTTGGCTGGCGGGCACGCGGGTCGATTTGGGCGGCGCACCGGCGGGCCGAGGCGGCTGGCCATGCGCTGGCCGCGCTTGTCCGCGAAATCCGTCAATACGCCCCCACCCGCAGAATCAATGTCGTCGCGCATTCTCTGGGCGCACGGGTGGCGCTGACTGCGATACGCGTCGGCCCTTGTGGCGCGATCACGCGCGCAGTTCTGCTGGCGGCGGCAGAATACGGCGAGATCGCGTCACAGACGCTGGACAGCCCGTCCGGGCGGCTGACAGAGGTGCTCAACGTCACCACGCGCGAAAACGATCTTTATGATTTCATGCTGGAATGCCTCGTGCCCCCGCAGCGGCGGGGCGATCGGATGCTGGGCCATGGCGGCCTGCGTCACCCGCGCCTCGTCACCCTGCAATTGGACGACACCCGCAGCCTTGCTGCGCTGCGCCATGCGGGCTTTCCGATTGCTGCGCCAGAGCGATTGATCTGCCACTGGTCGCCCTACCTGCGGAAAGGGGTCTTTCCGCTCTACCGCGCCGTCCTGACTGGAGCGATGCCGCTGGATCGGCTGCGCGCGCTCTTGCCGGACGACTGCGCACCGCGCTGGTCGCGACTGCGACTACGCCTGCCCCGTCCGCAACCCCGACTGCTGCCCGCAGAGTGA
- a CDS encoding CarD family transcriptional regulator, translating into MTKTKKADFRPNEYVVYPAHGVGQIVSIEKQEIAGINLELFVISFEKDKMTLRVPTHKATEVGMRSLSSPDVVDEAMRTLRGKAKVKRAMWSRRAQEYEQKINSGDLIAIAEVVRDLHRADDQREQSYSERQLYEAALERLTREVAAVSGDETAAAKQVDDVLSLRAA; encoded by the coding sequence ATGACCAAGACCAAAAAAGCTGACTTCCGTCCCAATGAATATGTGGTTTATCCGGCGCATGGCGTCGGCCAGATCGTGTCGATTGAAAAGCAAGAGATCGCCGGGATCAACCTCGAACTCTTTGTGATCTCCTTTGAGAAGGACAAGATGACCCTGCGCGTTCCGACGCACAAGGCCACCGAAGTTGGCATGCGGTCCCTGTCTTCACCCGATGTGGTGGACGAGGCGATGAGAACGCTGCGCGGTAAGGCCAAGGTCAAGCGGGCCATGTGGTCACGTCGCGCCCAGGAGTATGAGCAAAAGATCAACTCGGGCGACCTGATCGCAATTGCCGAGGTCGTACGCGACCTGCACCGCGCCGATGACCAGCGCGAACAATCCTACTCTGAGCGTCAGCTGTACGAGGCTGCGCTGGAGCGTCTGACCCGTGAGGTTGCCGCCGTTTCCGGTGATGAGACCGCCGCCGCCAAGCAGGTGGACGACGTTTTGAGCCTGCGCGCCGCGTAA
- the folE2 gene encoding GTP cyclohydrolase FolE2 — protein sequence MNIHTPAIDRKPSKEEAAEALALLRRWASKAHDAEIAALDPIVGRLTPDATPETYPAFARVYPEGFSVDAAYKDTLPDLQNGPSSLIRGANRAIQHVGISNFRLPIQYRTRDNGDLRLETSVTGTVSLEADKKGINMSRIMRSFYAHAEKTFSFEVIEAALDDYKSDLESFDARINMRFSFPMKVDSLRSGLSGYQYYDIALELVERDGVRRKVMHLDYVYSSTCPCSLELSEHARQTRGQLATPHSQRSVARISVELREGDCLWFEDVVDMCRRAVPTETQVMVKREDEQAFAELNAANPIFVEDAARLFAEQLQADERVGDYRVVASHQESLHSHDAVSVLTEGDLFAADSLDPKLFSTLFHVG from the coding sequence ATGAATATCCACACACCGGCCATCGACCGGAAACCCAGCAAGGAAGAGGCGGCAGAGGCGCTGGCGCTGCTACGGCGCTGGGCGTCCAAGGCGCATGACGCCGAAATTGCGGCGCTGGATCCGATTGTCGGGCGCTTGACGCCCGACGCCACGCCAGAAACCTATCCGGCGTTTGCGCGCGTATACCCTGAGGGTTTCAGCGTCGATGCCGCCTATAAGGACACGTTGCCGGATCTGCAGAATGGCCCGTCCTCTCTGATCCGGGGGGCAAACCGTGCCATCCAGCATGTCGGCATCTCCAACTTTCGCCTGCCGATCCAGTATCGCACACGAGACAATGGCGACTTGCGGTTGGAAACCTCGGTGACGGGTACGGTCAGCCTTGAGGCGGACAAAAAGGGCATCAACATGAGCCGCATCATGCGGTCCTTTTATGCCCATGCGGAGAAAACCTTTAGCTTTGAGGTGATCGAGGCCGCGCTGGACGACTACAAGTCCGACCTCGAAAGCTTTGACGCACGGATCAACATGCGCTTTTCCTTTCCGATGAAGGTGGACAGCCTGCGGTCCGGCCTGTCCGGCTATCAGTACTACGACATCGCGCTGGAATTGGTCGAACGGGACGGGGTGCGCCGCAAGGTCATGCATCTTGACTATGTCTATTCGTCGACCTGTCCCTGCTCGCTGGAACTTAGCGAACATGCCCGTCAGACCCGCGGTCAACTGGCAACGCCGCATTCGCAGCGGTCGGTTGCGAGGATTTCGGTCGAGCTGCGTGAAGGCGATTGCCTGTGGTTTGAAGATGTGGTGGACATGTGCCGCCGCGCCGTGCCGACAGAAACGCAAGTTATGGTCAAACGTGAAGACGAACAGGCCTTTGCAGAGCTGAACGCCGCAAACCCGATCTTTGTCGAAGACGCAGCGCGCCTATTTGCGGAACAATTGCAGGCGGACGAACGGGTGGGCGACTATCGCGTTGTGGCCAGCCATCAAGAAAGTCTGCACAGCCATGATGCGGTCTCTGTCCTGACAGAGGGCGATCTGTTTGCCGCCGACAGTCTTGACCCTAAACTGTTCTCGACGCTCTTTCATGTCGGATGA
- a CDS encoding RNA-binding S4 domain-containing protein — translation MADPALKIRIDKWLWQARFFKTRSLSAKAVQGGHCRVNSNPVAKPAYMVAPGDVLTFPQGRDVRVIRVIALGDRRGPAPEAQALYEDLSPPVPRERQPEAPRYDGGGRPTKKDRRQYDKSRSSALE, via the coding sequence TTGGCTGACCCCGCTCTCAAGATCCGCATCGACAAATGGCTCTGGCAAGCGCGTTTTTTCAAAACGCGCTCGCTATCGGCCAAGGCGGTTCAGGGCGGGCATTGCCGGGTGAACAGCAACCCGGTGGCCAAACCAGCCTACATGGTGGCCCCCGGCGATGTGTTGACCTTTCCACAGGGGCGCGATGTGCGGGTGATCCGCGTCATCGCATTGGGGGACCGGCGCGGCCCGGCCCCCGAGGCGCAGGCGCTGTATGAAGATCTGTCGCCCCCGGTGCCACGAGAACGCCAGCCAGAGGCCCCGCGCTATGACGGTGGCGGTCGCCCGACCAAGAAGGACCGCCGCCAGTACGACAAGTCGCGGTCTTCCGCGCTTGAATGA
- a CDS encoding SCP2 sterol-binding domain-containing protein → MSDTVNAAVTALNEKMDGNGFEGTAKMTIEDEGSLIIDENGAHAGEEDADVTLTASAETFEAIVSGDLDPTSAFMSGKLAIEGDMSAAMRLAQVLA, encoded by the coding sequence ATGAGTGACACTGTTAACGCGGCCGTAACCGCCCTGAATGAAAAAATGGACGGAAACGGGTTTGAAGGCACCGCGAAAATGACCATCGAAGACGAAGGCAGCCTGATCATCGACGAAAACGGCGCTCATGCCGGCGAGGAAGACGCGGATGTCACCCTGACCGCCAGCGCCGAAACCTTTGAGGCGATCGTCAGCGGCGATCTTGATCCGACATCGGCCTTCATGTCCGGCAAGCTAGCCATTGAGGGCGATATGTCCGCCGCCATGCGTCTGGCACAGGTTCTGGCCTGA
- the metZ gene encoding O-succinylhomoserine sulfhydrylase, producing the protein MTIDNGQPFGKATNLVHGGTKRSQWGEVSEAIFLTQGFVYDTAEAAEARFLKAGEDEFIYARYGNPTVAMFEERMALLEGAEDGFACASGMAAVNGALTSMLKAGDHVVSARALFGSCLYILEDVLTRYGVEVTFVDGADLAQWEAALRPETKAVFFESMSNPTLELVDIEAVAALAHKVGATVVVDNVFSTPVYSKAIAQGADLVVYSTTKHVDGQGRCLGGVILGTREHIRGVVEPYMKHTGGSMSPFNAWIMLKGLETVGLRVRAQTEGAVALAEALADHPKVSRMIYPGHASHPQHALVQRQLGAGGTLVSFEVVGGKEAAFRLLNALQIVIISNNLGDAKSIATHPATTTHQRLKPEQRASLGIGDGMIRLSVGIEDPADIVRDVKQALDVV; encoded by the coding sequence ATGACAATTGACAACGGCCAACCTTTTGGCAAGGCAACCAACCTCGTGCACGGTGGTACCAAACGCAGCCAGTGGGGAGAGGTCAGCGAAGCGATCTTTCTGACGCAGGGGTTTGTCTATGACACCGCTGAGGCGGCAGAAGCGCGCTTTCTGAAGGCGGGTGAGGATGAATTTATCTATGCCCGCTACGGCAATCCGACGGTCGCCATGTTCGAAGAGCGCATGGCGCTGCTCGAAGGGGCTGAAGACGGGTTTGCCTGTGCGTCTGGCATGGCGGCGGTCAATGGCGCGCTGACGTCTATGTTAAAGGCGGGGGACCATGTGGTGTCCGCCCGCGCGCTGTTCGGGTCGTGTCTGTATATCCTTGAGGACGTTCTGACACGCTACGGGGTCGAGGTGACATTTGTCGATGGCGCCGATCTGGCCCAGTGGGAGGCAGCGCTCCGCCCGGAGACCAAGGCGGTCTTTTTCGAGAGCATGTCCAACCCGACACTGGAACTGGTCGACATAGAGGCCGTGGCCGCGCTGGCCCACAAGGTGGGGGCGACTGTAGTTGTCGACAACGTCTTTTCGACGCCAGTTTACTCCAAGGCCATCGCACAAGGCGCGGATCTGGTTGTCTATTCCACAACCAAACACGTCGACGGGCAGGGCCGCTGTCTGGGCGGTGTGATCCTGGGAACGCGGGAACACATCCGCGGCGTCGTGGAACCCTACATGAAGCACACAGGCGGCTCGATGAGCCCGTTCAACGCGTGGATCATGCTCAAAGGGTTGGAAACCGTGGGCCTGCGTGTGCGCGCCCAGACAGAGGGTGCCGTGGCGCTGGCAGAGGCGCTGGCAGACCACCCCAAGGTGTCGCGGATGATCTATCCCGGCCATGCCAGCCACCCACAACACGCACTGGTCCAGCGCCAGTTGGGGGCCGGCGGCACGCTGGTGTCCTTCGAAGTGGTCGGCGGCAAGGAGGCGGCATTTCGCCTGCTGAACGCTTTGCAGATCGTGATCATCTCGAACAATCTCGGGGATGCGAAATCCATCGCTACTCATCCGGCCACGACAACCCATCAGCGGTTAAAGCCGGAACAACGCGCCTCGCTGGGCATCGGTGACGGGATGATCCGTCTGTCGGTCGGGATCGAGGATCCGGCCGACATTGTTCGCGATGTGAAACAGGCCTTGGACGTAGTTTGA
- the fdxA gene encoding ferredoxin FdxA, producing the protein MTYVVTDNCIACKYTDCVEVCPVDCFYEGENALVIHPDECIDCGVCEPECPADAIRPDTEPDMEKWVEFNRKYAEMWPVIITKKDPLPEAEERDGETGKLDKYFTEAPGEGG; encoded by the coding sequence ATGACCTACGTCGTCACCGACAACTGCATCGCCTGCAAATACACGGATTGCGTCGAGGTCTGTCCGGTGGATTGTTTCTATGAGGGTGAGAACGCGTTGGTGATCCATCCCGACGAATGCATCGATTGCGGCGTTTGCGAACCGGAATGCCCGGCGGATGCGATCCGCCCGGACACAGAGCCGGACATGGAAAAATGGGTTGAATTCAACCGCAAGTATGCTGAAATGTGGCCTGTGATCATCACTAAGAAAGACCCTCTGCCAGAAGCCGAGGAACGCGACGGTGAGACTGGCAAGCTGGACAAGTACTTTACCGAGGCTCCGGGCGAAGGGGGCTGA
- a CDS encoding cation:proton antiporter domain-containing protein gives MDSFLFQASVFLLAAVIAVPLATRLGLGSVLGYLLAGLVIGPGLGLVVDTADIQHYAEFGVVMMLFLIGLELEPRALWGMRHRLIGLGGLQVTLTTCAILAGAMALGLAWPTALAVGLALALSSTAIVLQTLNEKKLMQTNGGRSAFSVLLTQDIAVIPMLVIFPLLSVAAFVSPAQFLNNVDDHAAEAHHASLSLVEGLPGWGAALVTLGVIAAIILAGAYGARPLFRYVHAARLPEMFTAVALLIVIGIAFLMILVGLSPALGTFLAGVVLANSEFRHQLESDVEPFKGLLLGLFFITVGAGIDVDALLAEPLTILGIALAVILIKGAILYGLGRSFGLRKRGLWLFTLGLAQAGEFGFVLISFGRQQNVFPDVLGDRLLLVIAMTMLITPLLFLFFDHLNKGFSKVTEDPTEDTIDEEGPVIIAGIGRFGQIVNRLVRSAGHRTVVLDHDIKTIQLMRRFGVKGFFGDPTRPELMHAAGIETARVLVAALDDPKATTKLVAYARRVRPDLHIVARARDRMHVYALYQAGANDIVREMFDSSLRAGRYVLENVGMTEFEAAIAEETFYHHDRKTIQELAELWDPSVPQAENAAYVARSKELERELETELYTALAARGKQDAA, from the coding sequence GTGGATTCCTTTCTTTTTCAGGCTTCTGTTTTTCTGCTTGCCGCAGTGATTGCCGTCCCGCTGGCCACACGGCTGGGGCTGGGATCGGTATTGGGTTACCTTCTCGCCGGGCTGGTCATCGGTCCCGGGCTGGGCTTGGTTGTCGATACGGCGGACATCCAACACTACGCCGAATTCGGCGTGGTCATGATGCTGTTCCTGATCGGGCTGGAACTGGAACCTCGCGCGCTCTGGGGCATGCGGCACCGTCTGATCGGGCTGGGCGGTCTGCAAGTCACGCTGACGACCTGCGCGATCCTTGCGGGCGCTATGGCGTTGGGGCTGGCCTGGCCGACGGCGCTGGCCGTGGGACTTGCACTGGCGCTGTCCTCTACCGCTATCGTATTGCAAACTCTTAATGAAAAGAAACTGATGCAAACCAACGGCGGCCGCTCTGCCTTTTCGGTCCTGTTGACGCAAGACATTGCGGTTATCCCCATGCTGGTGATCTTTCCGCTGTTGTCGGTTGCGGCGTTTGTCAGCCCCGCACAATTCCTGAACAACGTCGACGACCACGCGGCCGAAGCCCACCACGCCAGCCTGTCGCTGGTCGAAGGATTGCCCGGTTGGGGGGCGGCACTTGTGACGCTGGGCGTGATCGCGGCGATCATCCTTGCCGGGGCTTACGGAGCAAGACCGCTGTTCCGCTACGTCCACGCCGCCCGCCTGCCAGAGATGTTCACTGCCGTGGCGCTGCTGATCGTGATCGGCATTGCCTTTCTGATGATCCTGGTAGGGTTGTCCCCGGCCTTAGGCACCTTTCTTGCCGGAGTTGTTCTGGCCAACTCGGAATTTCGACATCAGCTGGAATCGGATGTCGAACCGTTCAAGGGCCTGCTGCTGGGTCTGTTTTTCATAACCGTGGGCGCAGGAATCGACGTTGACGCGCTATTGGCCGAACCGCTGACCATACTTGGGATAGCTCTGGCGGTGATCTTGATCAAAGGCGCGATCCTCTATGGGCTTGGGCGCAGCTTTGGCCTGCGCAAGCGTGGTCTATGGCTGTTTACGTTGGGCCTGGCACAGGCTGGCGAATTTGGCTTTGTGTTGATCTCATTCGGTCGTCAACAAAACGTCTTTCCCGACGTTCTGGGTGATCGACTATTGCTGGTGATCGCCATGACCATGCTGATCACACCGCTTTTGTTCCTGTTTTTCGACCACCTCAATAAAGGCTTCAGCAAGGTCACCGAGGACCCGACCGAAGACACGATTGACGAAGAAGGGCCCGTAATCATTGCCGGGATCGGGCGCTTTGGGCAGATCGTCAATCGTCTGGTCCGGTCAGCCGGCCATCGGACGGTGGTTCTGGACCACGATATCAAGACCATTCAGTTGATGCGGCGCTTCGGGGTCAAAGGCTTTTTCGGCGACCCCACCCGGCCAGAACTGATGCATGCTGCGGGAATCGAAACCGCGCGCGTTCTGGTGGCCGCATTGGACGACCCCAAGGCCACGACCAAGCTGGTCGCCTATGCCCGACGCGTTCGCCCCGATCTGCACATTGTCGCCCGCGCCCGCGACCGAATGCATGTTTATGCGCTGTACCAGGCCGGCGCCAATGACATCGTCCGTGAAATGTTCGATTCCAGTCTGCGCGCCGGGCGCTATGTTCTGGAAAACGTGGGCATGACAGAGTTTGAGGCCGCCATCGCCGAAGAGACCTTTTACCACCATGACAGAAAGACCATTCAGGAACTGGCGGAACTGTGGGATCCTTCCGTGCCACAGGCCGAGAACGCGGCCTATGTGGCGCGATCCAAGGAGTTGGAGCGCGAGTTGGAAACCGAACTATACACCGCCCTCGCCGCGCGCGGAAAGCAGGACGCCGCCTGA
- a CDS encoding helicase-related protein, whose product MAQNSRIAAVLGPTNTGKTHYAIERMLGYRSGVIGLPLRLLAREVFDKIVAIRGPSVVALVTGEERIVPPRAQYWVCTVEAMPEGMGPDFVAIDEIQLCADPERGHVFTDRLLRMRGTHETLFLGADTMRGPISALVPGVEYVRRERMSQLVYTGSKKISRLPARTAIVGFSVDNVYAIAELLKRQKGGAAVVMGALSPRTRNAQVELYQNREVDYLVATDAIGMGLNLDIDHVAFSSLAKFDGRRMRALQPNELAQIAGRAGRGMSDGTFGVTGDAGPLPDEWAEAICNHSFAPLKKLQWRSSVLRFGSIDALEASLEVSPDNDTLLRTRESDDLRALRALASEAEVRARASDAVSVKLLWDVCRIPDFRGISPAEHAALLSVIFGHLHQRGGVPDDFMARQVNRIDRTDGDIDTLSKRLAYIRTWTYVAQRKGWIADEDHWRGRTRAVEDALSDALHDRLTQRFVDRRTSVLLRRLKQKEALLAEVNDQGEVTVEGHLVGRLEGFRFRQDKEATGQEAKTLRQASLQALTPHFHLRADRFYNAPDTEIDFTEQGGLMWGSQAVGKLAKGDDALKPRVVAFVDEEAGPDVASKVERRLQHFMDRKIAALFEPLLKMRDDETLTGLSRGFAFQLVEAMGVIPRAQIADDVKALDQDSRGALRKHGVRFGQYTIFMPLLLKPAPTRLRLVLWSLANGLDEFPEAPPPGLVTVPNIDEVPAQHYSLAGYRKAGARSIRIDMLERLADMLRAEDSRSGFEAKPDMLSITGMTLEQFADLMQGLGYRAEKGERAKVKPVDAVVATEAGAPADDKPVMDAAAEEPAGVTPDAAETPAPADVAEPVAQLEDQGEAPVSAEPAEPVAETPVPDTPEEEILPGTAPDEALAGPELEVFYAFTWGGNRGNNQRRGAGGNKPRRQARGGNADASGADAPKGDRGGRPQRGNKGGEGGDRPRGKGGKPKGKGRPPKHEGGKTFEARPPRREKPIDPDNPFAAALMGLKDKT is encoded by the coding sequence ATGGCCCAGAACTCTCGGATCGCGGCCGTTCTTGGCCCGACCAATACAGGCAAGACCCACTATGCCATTGAGCGGATGCTTGGCTATCGCAGCGGTGTGATCGGTCTGCCATTGCGCCTGCTGGCGCGCGAGGTATTCGACAAGATCGTGGCTATTCGCGGCCCGTCCGTTGTGGCGCTGGTGACGGGCGAGGAACGCATCGTGCCGCCGCGCGCCCAATACTGGGTCTGCACCGTCGAGGCGATGCCCGAGGGGATGGGCCCGGATTTTGTCGCTATCGACGAGATCCAGCTATGTGCTGATCCTGAACGCGGCCATGTCTTTACCGACCGTCTGCTGCGGATGCGCGGCACCCACGAGACGCTGTTTCTGGGGGCTGATACCATGCGCGGGCCGATTTCGGCGCTGGTGCCGGGGGTGGAATACGTCCGACGCGAACGGATGAGCCAACTGGTCTATACAGGGTCGAAAAAGATCAGCCGACTGCCTGCGCGCACCGCGATTGTCGGTTTTTCGGTCGACAACGTCTATGCCATTGCCGAACTGCTGAAGCGACAAAAGGGCGGCGCTGCGGTCGTCATGGGCGCGCTGTCACCCCGGACCCGCAATGCGCAAGTGGAACTATATCAGAACCGCGAGGTCGATTATCTGGTGGCGACAGATGCCATTGGCATGGGCCTGAATCTGGACATCGACCATGTGGCGTTTTCCTCGCTGGCCAAATTCGACGGTCGGCGGATGCGCGCCTTGCAGCCCAATGAACTGGCGCAGATCGCCGGGCGCGCTGGGCGCGGCATGTCGGACGGCACCTTTGGCGTGACCGGCGATGCGGGGCCGTTGCCGGATGAGTGGGCCGAGGCGATCTGCAACCACAGCTTTGCCCCGCTGAAAAAGCTGCAATGGCGGTCTTCGGTACTGCGCTTTGGGTCCATCGACGCGCTGGAGGCCAGTCTGGAGGTCAGCCCGGACAACGACACCCTGTTGAGGACGCGCGAATCTGATGATCTGCGCGCCCTGCGCGCGCTGGCCAGCGAGGCCGAGGTGCGGGCGCGGGCCTCTGATGCGGTGTCGGTCAAGCTGCTGTGGGATGTGTGCCGAATCCCTGATTTTCGGGGAATCTCTCCGGCGGAACATGCGGCCTTGTTGAGCGTTATCTTTGGACACCTGCACCAAAGAGGCGGCGTTCCCGATGATTTCATGGCCCGACAGGTCAACCGCATCGACCGGACCGATGGCGACATTGACACATTGTCGAAACGGCTGGCGTATATCCGCACATGGACATATGTCGCGCAGCGCAAAGGCTGGATCGCGGACGAAGACCATTGGCGCGGGCGGACTCGCGCTGTAGAAGACGCCCTGTCGGATGCGCTGCACGACCGTCTGACGCAAAGATTTGTAGACCGCCGCACCTCTGTGCTGTTGCGGCGGTTGAAACAAAAGGAGGCCCTCTTGGCCGAAGTAAACGATCAAGGTGAAGTCACTGTCGAGGGTCATCTCGTCGGTCGGCTCGAAGGGTTCCGGTTCCGCCAGGACAAAGAGGCAACCGGACAAGAGGCCAAGACGCTGCGGCAGGCAAGCCTGCAGGCGTTGACGCCGCATTTCCATCTGCGGGCGGACCGATTCTACAATGCGCCGGATACCGAGATCGATTTTACCGAGCAGGGCGGCCTGATGTGGGGCAGCCAGGCGGTCGGCAAACTCGCCAAGGGTGACGACGCGCTGAAACCGCGCGTTGTTGCCTTTGTGGACGAAGAGGCCGGGCCGGACGTGGCCAGCAAGGTCGAGCGCCGCTTGCAGCATTTCATGGACCGCAAGATCGCCGCGCTGTTTGAGCCTCTGCTGAAGATGCGCGACGATGAGACGCTGACCGGACTGTCGCGCGGATTTGCGTTTCAATTGGTCGAGGCCATGGGCGTCATTCCGCGCGCCCAGATCGCCGATGACGTCAAGGCACTGGATCAGGATTCGCGCGGTGCGCTGCGCAAACACGGTGTGCGGTTTGGTCAGTACACGATCTTTATGCCTCTGCTGCTCAAGCCCGCGCCCACAAGGCTGCGGCTGGTGCTGTGGTCGCTGGCAAACGGGCTGGATGAGTTCCCCGAGGCACCGCCGCCGGGGCTTGTGACCGTGCCAAACATTGATGAGGTTCCGGCGCAGCACTACTCGTTGGCTGGGTATCGCAAGGCGGGTGCTCGGTCGATTCGCATCGACATGCTGGAACGTCTGGCCGATATGCTGCGCGCCGAGGACAGCCGTAGCGGGTTTGAGGCCAAGCCGGACATGCTGTCGATCACCGGCATGACGCTGGAGCAGTTTGCCGACCTGATGCAGGGCCTTGGCTATCGTGCTGAAAAGGGCGAACGCGCCAAGGTGAAGCCGGTCGATGCGGTTGTGGCGACAGAGGCAGGTGCCCCGGCAGACGACAAGCCCGTGATGGATGCCGCCGCGGAGGAACCGGCAGGTGTGACACCTGATGCGGCAGAAACGCCCGCGCCTGCGGATGTGGCAGAACCAGTGGCCCAGTTGGAAGATCAAGGTGAGGCGCCAGTGTCTGCCGAACCGGCGGAGCCTGTCGCTGAAACCCCTGTTCCCGACACGCCCGAAGAGGAAATCCTGCCCGGGACCGCCCCGGACGAGGCGCTGGCCGGACCAGAGCTGGAGGTGTTCTACGCCTTCACATGGGGTGGCAATCGCGGCAACAACCAGCGCCGTGGTGCGGGCGGGAACAAGCCCCGTCGCCAAGCGCGTGGTGGCAATGCTGACGCATCCGGTGCCGATGCCCCCAAAGGCGATCGCGGCGGACGTCCCCAGCGTGGCAACAAGGGCGGCGAAGGCGGCGACCGGCCACGCGGCAAGGGCGGCAAACCCAAGGGCAAGGGCAGACCGCCCAAGCACGAGGGTGGCAAAACCTTTGAGGCGCGTCCACCACGCAGGGAAAAGCCGATCGATCCGGATAACCCCTTTGCAGCCGCGCTTATGGGGCTCAAGGACAAGACTTGA
- a CDS encoding tetratricopeptide repeat protein, with protein sequence MEYKRILAAFCALVMISLPSLGRAQDRAEELLQELSQAETEVAAQRLENQIISEWSKSGSASMDLLLKRGRDALEVKDSAAAIEHFYALTDHAPEFAEGWHGLALAYFEAERFGPAMDALEHVLALNPDHFAALRGVGAINEQVGKPILAYRAFEKVLELRPHDPNVSQAMERLEREAIGITL encoded by the coding sequence ATGGAATACAAACGTATCCTCGCGGCATTTTGTGCCCTAGTCATGATTTCCCTACCTTCCCTTGGGCGGGCTCAGGACAGGGCAGAGGAGCTGCTGCAAGAGCTGTCGCAGGCCGAAACCGAGGTGGCCGCGCAGCGTCTTGAGAATCAGATCATTTCTGAGTGGTCAAAGTCCGGATCTGCCAGCATGGACTTGTTGTTGAAGCGCGGGCGAGACGCGCTGGAGGTCAAGGATTCTGCCGCTGCGATCGAACATTTTTACGCTCTGACCGACCATGCGCCGGAATTCGCCGAAGGCTGGCACGGTTTGGCGCTGGCGTACTTCGAGGCGGAACGGTTCGGCCCGGCGATGGATGCTCTGGAACATGTTCTGGCTCTGAACCCGGACCATTTTGCCGCGCTGCGCGGGGTGGGGGCGATCAATGAGCAGGTCGGCAAACCGATCCTTGCCTATCGCGCCTTTGAAAAGGTACTTGAACTCAGGCCGCACGACCCCAACGTTTCACAGGCGATGGAGCGGCTTGAACGTGAGGCCATCGGCATCACACTCTGA